In Paenibacillus sp. BIC5C1, a genomic segment contains:
- the thrS gene encoding threonine--tRNA ligase: protein MAVNIKLPDGSVREYADGSSIEDVAASISSGLRKNAVAGKLDGIVVDLSTTLHEGALVEIVTLDSPEGLEVMRHSTAHLLAQAVKRLYGNKEVHLGVGPVIEDGFYYDMDLEQPLNPEDLQKIEKEMERIVNENLPIVRKEVSREEAIKIFEEVGDPYKLELIRDLPEDSVITIYEQGEFFDLCRGPHVPSTSKIKVFKLMNVAGAYWRGDSKNKMLQRIYGTAFVKKAQLDEHLHFLEEARKRDHRKLGKELEIFTFSQLVGQGLPIWLPNGAKLRRTLERYIVDLEESLGYQHVYTPVLGNVELYKTSGHWEHYQEDMFPKMVMDNEELVLRPMNCPHHMMVYKSSMHSYRDLPIRIAELGMMHRYEMSGALTGLHRVRAMTLNDSHIFARPDQIKEEFARVIELIQTVYKDFGIHEYRFRLSYRDPQDTEKYFQNDEMWEMSQRMLREVVEELNLPFYEAEGEAAFYGPKLDVQIKTALGKEETLSTVQLDFLLPERFELEYVGDDGQKHRPVVIHRGVISTMERFTAFLLENFAGALPLWLSPVQAKVIPVSGNFDDYAREVEAKLKRAGISAEADLRNEKLGYKIREAQLEKMPYMFVVGENERNAEGVSVRKRGEGDLGMKPVDEIVAQLKEEIATRLV from the coding sequence ATGGCAGTTAACATTAAACTACCCGATGGTTCGGTTCGTGAGTATGCCGACGGAAGCAGCATTGAAGATGTGGCCGCTTCGATCAGTAGCGGACTTCGCAAAAATGCCGTAGCCGGCAAACTGGATGGAATCGTAGTGGACTTGTCCACAACACTTCACGAGGGAGCATTGGTGGAGATCGTAACACTGGATTCACCAGAAGGTCTGGAAGTGATGCGTCACAGTACAGCTCACTTGCTTGCTCAAGCTGTGAAGCGTTTATATGGAAACAAAGAGGTGCATCTCGGCGTTGGTCCTGTCATTGAAGATGGTTTCTACTATGATATGGATCTGGAACAACCGCTCAATCCCGAAGATCTGCAAAAGATCGAGAAGGAAATGGAACGTATTGTTAATGAGAATCTGCCAATTGTACGTAAGGAAGTTAGCCGCGAGGAAGCGATCAAAATCTTCGAAGAAGTGGGCGATCCTTACAAGCTCGAATTGATTCGTGACTTGCCAGAAGACAGTGTTATCACTATTTATGAGCAAGGTGAATTCTTCGACTTGTGTCGTGGGCCACACGTGCCATCCACCAGCAAAATCAAAGTATTCAAACTGATGAATGTTGCCGGTGCTTACTGGCGTGGAGATAGTAAAAACAAAATGCTGCAACGTATTTACGGTACTGCTTTTGTGAAAAAAGCACAGCTTGATGAGCATTTGCACTTCCTGGAAGAAGCACGTAAACGGGATCACCGTAAATTGGGTAAGGAACTCGAAATCTTCACATTCTCCCAACTGGTTGGACAAGGCCTGCCAATCTGGTTGCCTAATGGTGCGAAGCTGCGCCGGACGTTGGAGCGTTATATCGTAGATTTGGAAGAGAGCCTCGGATATCAGCATGTATACACACCGGTGCTTGGTAATGTTGAGTTGTACAAAACATCCGGACACTGGGAGCACTATCAGGAAGACATGTTCCCTAAAATGGTTATGGACAATGAGGAACTCGTTCTTCGTCCAATGAACTGTCCTCACCACATGATGGTGTACAAGTCCAGCATGCACAGCTACCGTGATCTGCCGATCCGGATTGCCGAGCTTGGCATGATGCATCGTTACGAAATGTCGGGCGCGTTGACAGGTCTGCACCGTGTACGTGCGATGACGCTGAACGACTCTCACATTTTCGCACGCCCGGATCAGATCAAAGAAGAGTTTGCTCGTGTTATTGAACTGATTCAAACGGTTTATAAAGATTTCGGCATTCACGAATATCGTTTCCGTTTGTCCTATCGCGATCCTCAGGATACCGAAAAATACTTCCAGAATGACGAGATGTGGGAGATGTCCCAACGCATGCTGCGTGAGGTTGTGGAAGAACTTAACCTTCCATTCTATGAAGCAGAAGGCGAAGCGGCATTCTATGGTCCAAAACTGGACGTTCAGATCAAGACAGCACTCGGCAAAGAAGAGACATTGTCTACTGTACAATTGGATTTCCTCCTGCCAGAGCGGTTTGAGCTTGAATATGTGGGAGATGATGGGCAGAAACATCGTCCAGTCGTTATCCACCGTGGTGTAATCAGTACGATGGAGCGTTTCACTGCATTCTTGCTGGAGAACTTTGCAGGGGCTCTGCCACTGTGGTTGTCTCCTGTACAGGCGAAGGTTATTCCGGTATCCGGAAACTTCGACGACTATGCACGTGAAGTGGAAGCGAAGCTGAAACGTGCAGGCATCTCTGCTGAAGCGGATCTGCGTAACGAGAAGCTTGGTTATAAAATCCGTGAAGCACAGCTTGAGAAAATGCCTTACATGTTCGTCGTTGGTGAAAATGAACGTA